One window of Bacillus alkalicellulosilyticus genomic DNA carries:
- the pdxS gene encoding pyridoxal 5'-phosphate synthase lyase subunit PdxS, with translation MVQIGTDRVKRGMAEMQKGGVIMDVINAEQAKIAEQAGAVAVMALERVPADIRAAGGVARMADPTIVEEVMNAVSIPVMAKCRIGHIVEARVLEALGVDYLDESEVLTPADEVYHLDKSEYTVPFVCGARDIGEASRRIGEGASMIRTKGEPGTGNIVEAVRHMRMIQAQIRKVISMSKDELMTEAKNTGAPYEVLVQIKENGKLPVVNFAAGGIATPADAALMMQLGADGVFVGSGIFKSDNPEKFARAIVEATTHYQDYKLIAELSKGLGTAMKGIEISSLQPSDRMQERGW, from the coding sequence ATGGTTCAAATTGGAACAGATCGTGTAAAACGTGGTATGGCAGAAATGCAAAAAGGTGGCGTCATTATGGACGTTATCAATGCAGAACAAGCAAAGATAGCAGAGCAAGCAGGTGCTGTAGCAGTAATGGCGCTTGAGCGTGTACCTGCTGACATTCGTGCAGCTGGTGGAGTTGCTCGTATGGCAGATCCAACAATTGTTGAAGAAGTTATGAACGCAGTGTCTATTCCTGTAATGGCTAAATGTCGTATTGGTCATATTGTAGAAGCTCGTGTATTAGAAGCTTTAGGAGTAGACTATCTTGATGAAAGTGAAGTATTAACTCCAGCTGATGAAGTATATCACTTAGATAAAAGTGAATATACAGTTCCATTTGTATGTGGAGCTAGAGATATCGGTGAAGCAAGCCGTCGAATTGGTGAAGGAGCTTCCATGATCCGTACAAAAGGTGAGCCAGGAACAGGAAACATTGTAGAGGCTGTTCGCCACATGCGTATGATTCAAGCTCAAATTCGCAAAGTTATCTCTATGTCTAAAGACGAGTTAATGACAGAAGCAAAGAATACGGGAGCGCCATATGAAGTGCTTGTTCAAATTAAAGAAAATGGAAAGTTACCAGTGGTTAACTTTGCAGCTGGCGGAATTGCAACACCTGCTGATGCTGCGTTAATGATGCAACTTGGTGCAGACGGAGTGTTTGTTGGTTCAGGTATCTTTAAATCAGACAATCCTGAAAAATTTGCTAGAGCAATTGTTGAAGCGACTACACACTATCAAGATTACAAATTAATTGCTGAGTTATCAAAAGGTCTTGGTACAGCAATGAAAGGTATTGAAATTTCTTCTTTACAACCATCTGACAGAATGCAGGAACGTGGTTGGTAA
- the serS gene encoding serine--tRNA ligase, giving the protein MLDIKVLRGQFEEVKQKLETRNEDISGIEKFQELDEQRRNLIVEVEELKQRRNTVSQEVAQLKREKKDADHLIQEMKQVSDDIKKLDESLREIEAELEGILLTLPNIPHDTVPVGQTEDDNQQVKTWGDIREFSYEPKPHWDIATDLGILDFERASKVTGSRFVFYKGLGARLERALINFMMDLHHDEHGYEEMLPPFMVNRDSMTGTGQLPKFEEDAFKIREEEYFLIPTSEVPVTNYHRDEILTGDKLPFGYTSFSACFRSEAGSAGRDTRGLIRQHQFNKVELVRFVKPEESYAELEKLTGHAEKVLQLLKLPYRVMSMCTGDLGFTAAKKYDLEVWLPSYETYREISSCSNFEDFQARRANIRFRREAKGKTEYVHTLNGSGLALGRTVAAILENYQQEDGTVIIPDVLRPYMGNKDIIKKSKS; this is encoded by the coding sequence ATGCTAGACATTAAAGTATTAAGAGGCCAATTTGAAGAGGTAAAACAAAAGCTAGAAACAAGGAATGAAGATATTAGTGGAATTGAAAAGTTCCAAGAATTAGACGAACAACGAAGAAACCTAATTGTTGAGGTAGAAGAATTAAAACAACGTCGAAATACAGTATCACAAGAGGTTGCGCAATTAAAGCGTGAGAAAAAGGATGCAGACCACCTCATTCAAGAGATGAAACAAGTTTCTGATGATATCAAAAAACTAGATGAATCACTTAGAGAAATTGAAGCAGAACTTGAAGGAATCTTACTTACACTTCCAAATATTCCACATGATACGGTTCCTGTGGGTCAAACGGAAGATGATAATCAGCAAGTAAAAACCTGGGGAGATATTCGAGAGTTTTCATATGAACCGAAACCACATTGGGATATTGCAACGGACTTAGGAATACTTGATTTTGAGAGAGCATCAAAGGTAACAGGTAGCCGTTTTGTCTTTTATAAAGGACTAGGTGCACGTCTAGAAAGAGCACTAATCAATTTTATGATGGACCTTCATCATGATGAACATGGATACGAGGAAATGTTACCTCCTTTTATGGTTAATCGTGATAGCATGACAGGAACAGGTCAGTTACCTAAGTTTGAAGAAGATGCTTTTAAAATTAGAGAAGAAGAGTATTTTTTAATTCCAACTTCTGAAGTTCCAGTGACTAATTATCATCGTGATGAGATTTTAACAGGTGACAAATTGCCTTTTGGTTATACGTCATTTAGCGCGTGTTTCCGTTCTGAAGCTGGTTCTGCTGGCCGAGATACACGTGGATTAATTAGACAACATCAATTTAATAAAGTGGAATTAGTCCGTTTTGTTAAACCTGAGGAGTCTTATGCTGAGTTAGAAAAATTAACAGGGCATGCAGAAAAAGTGTTACAACTGTTAAAACTTCCTTATCGCGTGATGAGTATGTGTACAGGAGACCTTGGATTCACCGCAGCTAAAAAATATGATTTAGAAGTATGGCTTCCTAGTTATGAAACGTACCGTGAGATTTCTTCTTGTAGTAACTTTGAAGACTTCCAAGCTAGAAGGGCCAATATTCGCTTCCGTCGTGAAGCCAAAGGAAAAACAGAATATGTTCATACATTGAATGGTTCTGGTTTAGCTCTAGGAAGAACGGTTGCTGCTATTTTAGAAAACTATCAGCAAGAAGATGGCACGGTTATCATTCCAGACGTATTAAGGCCATATATGGGTAATAAAGATATCATCAAAAAAAGTAAATCTTAA
- a CDS encoding D-alanyl-D-alanine carboxypeptidase family protein, which produces MRGQTKKSIMYIVMAMMLTTTIFFQQPLQASAFSVNAEAAILVDANSGRILYQDNIDANLYIASMTKMMSEYLILEAIDEGRLEWDQTVPISSFVRQLSLYTDLSNVPLRQDETYTVKELYESIAIYSANASTIAIAELLYGSETGFVKAMNDKAEELGLTDYFFVNSTGLNNSNLLGQHPDGTAEDEENRMSARATAKLAYHLINDYPEVLDTASIPDMIFKEGTEDQIEMKNWNWMLVGSIEPQFDYSGIDGLKTGYTSKAGNNFTATAVRNGTRLISVVMNTGTRADRFNETEKLLDYGFNNFETIELLPSGYQVENGEMLPVSSGKEAEVSISTEEPLSLVIRRGEEELYTPVLTVDGGKLNDDGALSAPIEAGEVVGTVHLSYSGTDENEYLVENAEQTVNAITDHAVERAGWFSRTMSSIGGFFSGIWTAVSDTIKGLF; this is translated from the coding sequence GTGAGAGGACAAACTAAAAAAAGCATCATGTACATTGTAATGGCTATGATGCTCACAACAACAATCTTTTTTCAACAACCATTACAGGCTAGTGCTTTTAGTGTGAACGCTGAAGCGGCAATTCTAGTGGATGCAAATTCAGGTAGAATTCTTTACCAGGACAATATTGATGCAAACTTGTATATTGCTAGTATGACAAAAATGATGAGTGAGTATTTGATTTTAGAAGCCATTGACGAAGGACGACTTGAGTGGGACCAAACTGTACCAATTAGTTCCTTTGTAAGGCAATTATCTCTATATACTGACTTGTCAAATGTACCATTACGACAAGATGAAACGTATACCGTAAAAGAACTTTACGAATCGATTGCGATTTATTCAGCTAATGCTTCTACTATTGCAATTGCTGAATTATTATACGGGTCAGAAACAGGCTTTGTTAAAGCGATGAATGATAAGGCCGAAGAACTTGGATTAACGGATTATTTCTTTGTTAATTCAACTGGATTAAATAATAGCAATTTGCTAGGACAACATCCAGATGGAACAGCTGAAGATGAAGAAAATAGAATGTCAGCAAGAGCTACAGCTAAATTAGCGTATCATTTAATAAATGATTATCCTGAAGTTCTTGACACGGCAAGTATTCCAGACATGATTTTCAAAGAAGGCACTGAAGACCAAATTGAAATGAAAAACTGGAATTGGATGCTTGTTGGTTCAATTGAACCTCAATTTGATTATAGTGGAATTGATGGCTTAAAAACGGGATACACAAGTAAGGCTGGTAATAATTTTACTGCAACTGCTGTAAGAAATGGGACACGTCTTATTTCTGTAGTAATGAATACAGGAACAAGAGCAGACCGTTTTAACGAAACGGAAAAATTATTAGATTATGGATTTAATAATTTTGAAACCATAGAGTTGTTGCCAAGTGGTTACCAAGTTGAAAATGGTGAAATGTTACCTGTTTCTAGTGGAAAGGAAGCTGAAGTTTCCATCTCAACAGAAGAACCGTTGTCATTGGTTATTAGACGGGGAGAAGAAGAACTTTACACACCTGTTCTTACTGTAGATGGCGGAAAGTTAAATGATGATGGTGCTTTATCTGCTCCAATTGAAGCTGGAGAGGTTGTTGGTACGGTTCATCTTTCGTACAGTGGAACCGATGAAAATGAATATTTAGTTGAAAACGCAGAGCAAACAGTAAATGCTATAACTGACCATGCCGTAGAGCGAGCTGGCTGGTTCTCAAGAACAATGAGTTCCATTGGTGGGTTCTTTTCAGGCATTTGGACAGCTGTTTCAGATACAATTAAAGGTTTATTTTAA
- the guaB gene encoding IMP dehydrogenase: MWENKFVKEGLTFDDVLLVPRKSEILPRDVSVKTKLSDKLQLNIPIISAGMDTVTEAKMAIAIAREGGLGIVHKNMSIEEQAEEVDRVKRSESGVITNPFYLTPEHRVYDAEKLMGKFRISGVPIVNDIQKLVGILTNRDLRFIEDYSILIDDVMTKENLVTAPVGTTLQEAEKILQKHKIEKLPLVDDEGILKGLITIKDIEKVIQFPNSAKDSQGRLVVGAAVGVTVDAIDRVTALVEAGVDVIVIDTAHGHSKGVLDKVREVRNAFPDLDIIAGNVATAEATKDLIEAGANIVKVGIGPGSICTTRIIAGIGVPQITAVYDCATEAAKHGVPIIADGGIKFSGDIVKALAAGGHAVMLGSLLAGVTESPGERVIYQGRQFKVYRGMGSIGAMEKGSKDRYFQENNQKLVPEGIEGRIPYKGPLSDTIHQLVGGIRSGMGYCGTETLNELRYDTQFIRITGAGLRESHPHDVQITKEAPNYSVHN; this comes from the coding sequence GTGTGGGAAAATAAATTTGTAAAAGAAGGTTTAACGTTTGATGATGTGTTATTAGTTCCTAGAAAGTCTGAAATTTTACCAAGAGATGTTTCTGTCAAAACGAAATTATCGGACAAGTTACAGCTAAATATTCCGATTATTAGTGCAGGGATGGATACTGTCACAGAAGCAAAAATGGCAATTGCGATAGCTAGAGAAGGTGGTCTTGGTATCGTACACAAAAATATGTCAATCGAGGAACAAGCCGAGGAAGTGGACCGAGTTAAACGTTCAGAGAGCGGTGTAATTACAAATCCATTTTATTTAACTCCTGAACATCGTGTATATGATGCTGAAAAATTAATGGGTAAATTTAGAATCTCTGGTGTTCCGATTGTTAATGATATTCAGAAGCTTGTTGGTATTCTTACAAATCGTGACTTACGCTTTATTGAAGATTATTCGATCTTAATTGATGATGTTATGACAAAAGAAAATTTAGTAACGGCACCAGTTGGAACAACTTTACAAGAAGCAGAGAAAATTTTACAAAAACATAAAATTGAAAAACTCCCTCTAGTTGATGATGAAGGAATTTTAAAGGGATTAATTACAATAAAAGATATTGAAAAAGTCATACAATTCCCTAACTCAGCAAAAGATAGCCAAGGTCGCCTTGTAGTTGGTGCTGCAGTAGGAGTTACAGTAGATGCTATTGATAGAGTGACAGCTCTTGTTGAGGCAGGGGTAGACGTTATTGTCATTGATACTGCACATGGTCATTCAAAAGGAGTTCTAGATAAAGTAAGAGAAGTAAGAAATGCATTTCCTGACTTAGATATTATTGCAGGTAATGTAGCTACAGCTGAAGCAACGAAAGATTTAATTGAAGCTGGGGCTAATATCGTTAAAGTAGGGATTGGACCTGGATCAATCTGTACAACACGAATTATTGCTGGTATTGGAGTTCCTCAAATTACAGCTGTTTATGATTGTGCTACAGAGGCTGCAAAGCATGGTGTACCGATTATTGCTGATGGAGGGATTAAATTCTCTGGAGATATCGTAAAAGCACTTGCTGCAGGTGGACATGCCGTTATGTTGGGAAGCTTACTAGCTGGTGTTACAGAAAGTCCTGGAGAACGAGTCATTTACCAAGGCAGACAATTTAAAGTGTACCGTGGAATGGGTTCTATTGGGGCTATGGAAAAAGGAAGTAAAGACCGTTACTTCCAAGAAAATAACCAAAAGTTAGTCCCAGAAGGTATTGAAGGTCGTATTCCTTATAAAGGACCTTTATCAGATACGATTCACCAACTTGTTGGAGGAATTCGTTCTGGAATGGGGTATTGTGGAACAGAAACATTAAATGAGTTACGTTACGATACTCAATTTATCAGAATTACAGGGGCAGGACTTAGAGAAAGTCATCCACATGATGTTCAAATCACGAAGGAAGCTCCAAATTATTCAGTACACAATTAA
- the pdxT gene encoding pyridoxal 5'-phosphate synthase glutaminase subunit PdxT, with protein sequence MIKIGILALQGAVREHAKCLEASDTEVIIVKKTEQLAELDGLVLPGGESTTMRRLIDKYGFFEPLKEFGQAGKPIFGTCAGLILMAKTIVGQPEGHLGFMDMTVQRNAFGRQRESFETDLIVSGVGTDVRAVFIRAPLIVDVDEDIEILSKFNEEIVVARQGHFLACSFHPELTDDHRFHQYFVDMVRERAKPE encoded by the coding sequence ATGATAAAGATTGGAATACTAGCTCTACAAGGGGCTGTAAGAGAACATGCAAAATGTTTAGAAGCTTCGGATACAGAAGTTATTATTGTGAAGAAGACCGAACAATTAGCTGAGTTAGACGGCCTTGTTTTACCAGGTGGCGAAAGTACAACAATGAGAAGACTTATTGATAAGTACGGTTTTTTCGAACCCTTAAAAGAGTTTGGACAAGCGGGTAAACCGATTTTTGGGACATGTGCTGGTTTAATATTAATGGCAAAAACAATTGTTGGCCAACCAGAAGGTCATTTAGGCTTTATGGATATGACCGTTCAACGAAATGCATTTGGTCGACAACGTGAGAGCTTTGAGACCGATTTAATTGTTTCTGGGGTAGGAACTGACGTGAGAGCAGTATTTATCCGAGCACCACTCATTGTTGACGTTGATGAAGACATTGAAATTTTATCAAAGTTTAACGAAGAAATCGTTGTGGCTAGACAAGGTCATTTTCTAGCATGTTCATTTCACCCTGAATTAACAGATGACCATCGTTTTCATCAGTATTTTGTGGATATGGTTCGAGAACGGGCAAAACCTGAATAG